In Mus musculus strain C57BL/6J chromosome 14, GRCm38.p6 C57BL/6J, the following are encoded in one genomic region:
- the Gm16440 gene encoding uncharacterized protein Gm16440 has product MFSWLRRLCQKENGDEGEIRTTEKEEGILSHEKGRRKSFWRRHRSARNTSTQNSKITKQRSKINELEELKLDMRKISNDMEEMGGILELYIYEDLNYRMNTEFNIIKSQHEKTMLDMNEMIQSIIGSMQYSKELIEDNYSYSIKEDHLLRECTQLSEKVRILLNENRKLLVEQAGTQLSHEEEKRFCEEASKNICASSAKEQQCVNSSRNRNMAQTTT; this is encoded by the exons atgttttcctggctgcgcaggctatgtcagaaagagaatggcgatgaaggagagatcagaacaacagagaaggaagagggaatcctttctcatgaaaaaggaagaaggaaatcattctggagaaggcaca ggtctgctagaaatacttcaacccaaaattccaaaatcacTAAGCAgagatcaaaaataaatgaactagaagaactgaaattggatatgaggaagatcagcaatgacatggaggaaatggGTGGAATCCTGGAACTTTACATAtatgaggatttgaactacag gatgaacactgaattcaacatcattaaatcacaacatgagaagacaatgttggatatgaatgaaatgatccagtccataattggttccatgcagtactccaaggaactgatagaagataactattcctacag cattaaggaggaccacctcctccgtgagtgcactcaactcAGCGAAAAAgtaaggatattactgaatgagaacagaaagctgctaGTGGAGCAGGCTGGAACGCAATTGTCtcatgaggaagaaaagaggttctgtgaggaggccagcaagaacatctgtgcctcaagtgcaaaggaacagcag